In Amycolatopsis sp. EV170708-02-1, the following are encoded in one genomic region:
- a CDS encoding LysR family transcriptional regulator, which produces MLNPWRLSLLSRLDTLGTVRAVAKAANLSASSVSQQLAVLEAETRTQLLERTGRRVRLTPAGRMLARRARAILDHMDTVEAELRGLGEGPAGHVRLGAFQSAIHTIAVPAVNRLARSHPRLQIELLELEPHVSMPALRVGDADVIITTTDFVEQPLGPDIDLVPLATDPIVLVVPPGHPAVGRGPADLSAYASEPWAFDIPQSYMANLATRLCREAGFEPRVIARFSNYMMTLQHVEAGLSIALLPGLAVDKRYRVATRELATPVDRSITAAIRRGSAPRAAVDLVLEAIRSHPELPL; this is translated from the coding sequence ATGCTCAATCCTTGGAGGCTCAGCCTGTTGAGCAGGCTGGACACGCTCGGCACCGTCCGCGCGGTCGCGAAAGCGGCCAACCTGAGCGCGTCGAGCGTGTCCCAGCAGCTCGCGGTCCTCGAGGCCGAGACGCGCACGCAGCTGCTGGAACGCACCGGCCGCCGCGTCCGGCTGACCCCGGCCGGGCGCATGCTGGCGCGCCGCGCGCGGGCGATCCTCGACCACATGGACACCGTCGAGGCCGAGTTGCGAGGTCTCGGCGAGGGGCCCGCTGGCCACGTCCGCCTCGGTGCCTTCCAGAGCGCGATCCACACCATCGCCGTCCCCGCGGTGAACCGGCTGGCCCGTTCGCATCCGCGGCTCCAGATCGAACTGCTCGAACTCGAACCGCACGTGAGCATGCCCGCGCTCCGGGTCGGCGACGCCGACGTCATCATCACGACCACGGATTTCGTCGAGCAGCCGCTGGGGCCCGACATCGATCTGGTGCCGCTCGCGACCGACCCGATCGTGCTGGTCGTCCCGCCCGGCCATCCGGCCGTGGGGCGGGGTCCCGCCGACCTCTCCGCCTACGCGAGCGAGCCATGGGCGTTCGACATCCCCCAGTCGTACATGGCGAATCTCGCCACCCGGCTCTGCCGCGAAGCCGGTTTCGAGCCGCGCGTGATCGCCCGGTTCAGCAACTACATGATGACCTTGCAGCACGTCGAGGCCGGGCTTTCGATCGCGCTCCTGCCCGGCCTCGCCGTCGACAAGCGATACCGCGTCGCGACTCGCGAGCTCGCGACGCCGGTCGATCGCTCCATCACCGCGGCGATCAGGCGTGGGTCCGCGCCTCGCGCCGCCGTCGACCTGGTTCTCGAGGCGATCCGGAGTCATCCGGAACTGCCGCTGTGA
- a CDS encoding Gfo/Idh/MocA family protein, translated as MTTRKLGVVMNGVTGRMGYRQHLVRSVLAIREAGGVELADGSRVQLEPVLVGRNADKLEEIATRHGLTRWTTDLDAALGDEDLPLYFDAQLTAVREKSIVRAIDAGKHIYTEKPVAESVEGALALARHAEAAGVKNGVVHDKLYLPGLLKLKRLIDSGFFGQILSVRGEFGYWVFEGDWQSAQRPSWNYRAEDGGGIVVDMFCHWNYVLENLFGAVNAVTAKAVTHIPERVDEKGDRYAATADDSAYAIFELEGGVIAQLNSSWCVRVHRDELVEFQVDGTKGSAVAGLHKCVIQPREATPKPVWNPDLAETRSYRSQWQEVPDNEDFGNGFRAQWEQFIRHVVEDAPHPYDFMAGVRGIRLAEAGLESSREGRRISLA; from the coding sequence ATGACCACGCGGAAACTCGGCGTCGTGATGAACGGCGTCACCGGGCGGATGGGCTATCGGCAGCACCTGGTGCGCTCGGTCCTGGCGATCAGGGAGGCGGGCGGGGTCGAGCTGGCCGACGGTTCGCGGGTCCAGCTGGAGCCGGTCCTGGTGGGGCGCAACGCGGACAAGCTCGAAGAGATCGCCACCCGGCACGGGCTGACCCGCTGGACCACCGATCTCGACGCCGCGCTCGGCGACGAAGACCTCCCGCTGTACTTCGACGCGCAGCTGACCGCGGTCCGCGAGAAGTCGATCGTCCGCGCCATCGACGCGGGCAAGCACATCTACACCGAGAAGCCGGTGGCCGAGTCGGTCGAAGGCGCGCTCGCGCTGGCGCGGCACGCCGAGGCGGCCGGGGTCAAGAACGGCGTCGTCCACGACAAGCTGTACCTGCCCGGCCTGCTCAAGCTGAAGCGCCTGATCGACAGCGGTTTCTTCGGGCAGATCCTGTCCGTGCGCGGCGAGTTCGGTTACTGGGTCTTCGAGGGCGACTGGCAGTCCGCGCAGCGTCCCAGCTGGAACTATCGCGCCGAAGACGGCGGCGGCATCGTCGTCGACATGTTCTGCCACTGGAACTACGTGCTGGAGAACCTCTTCGGCGCCGTCAACGCCGTGACCGCGAAGGCAGTCACCCACATCCCGGAGCGGGTCGACGAGAAGGGCGACCGGTACGCGGCCACGGCCGACGACTCCGCGTACGCGATCTTCGAGCTCGAAGGCGGCGTCATCGCCCAGCTCAACTCGTCCTGGTGCGTGCGGGTCCACCGCGACGAACTGGTGGAGTTCCAGGTCGACGGGACCAAGGGCAGCGCGGTCGCCGGGCTGCACAAATGCGTCATCCAGCCGAGGGAGGCCACGCCGAAGCCGGTGTGGAACCCGGACCTCGCGGAGACGCGGTCCTATCGTTCGCAGTGGCAGGAAGTGCCGGACAACGAGGACTTCGGCAACGGTTTCCGCGCACAGTGGGAGCAGTTCATCCGCCACGTCGTCGAGGACGCCCCGCACCCCTACGACTTCATGGCGGGGGTGCGCGGCATCAGGCTCGCGGAAGCCGGCCTGGAGTCCTCACGCGAGGGCCGCCGGATTTCGCTGGCCTAG
- a CDS encoding MerR family transcriptional regulator translates to MRIGELAERTGTSRRLLRYYEEQGLIVSERLANGYRDYAEPSVDRVIQVRGLLDAGLPTRIIKQILPCLDKPRQIYFPDATPEMLETLEAERDRMTRRAECLLRNRDAITEYLVAVRARR, encoded by the coding sequence ATGCGGATCGGGGAGCTGGCGGAGCGGACGGGGACGTCGCGCCGTCTGCTGCGGTACTACGAAGAGCAGGGTCTCATCGTCTCGGAGCGGCTGGCGAACGGCTACCGCGACTACGCCGAGCCGTCGGTCGACCGGGTCATCCAGGTGCGCGGCCTGCTCGACGCCGGGCTGCCGACCAGGATCATCAAGCAGATCCTGCCGTGCCTGGACAAACCCCGGCAGATCTACTTCCCGGACGCGACCCCGGAGATGCTCGAAACCCTGGAGGCCGAACGCGACCGGATGACCCGGCGCGCCGAATGCCTGCTCCGCAACCGGGACGCCATCACCGAGTACCTCGTCGCCGTCCGCGCCCGCCGGTGA
- a CDS encoding GAF and ANTAR domain-containing protein, with amino-acid sequence MDQFRDTASALRELTESMRLDEPRDELLERVAKKVVGLLPGADAATVTLYSDNEPSTVAATDESLLPLDKAQYSADEGPCLKAAESGTIVRTLLDADAAARWPDFTATAELLGVRTALACPLFVPDESHFRRRETEPLSGALNVWSFQENAFDPVEAALVAMFTSAISAIILTASRWAAAERQAETLVAALETRDAIATAKGIVMARLELNAEEAFRWLTEASQHTNRKIREISVLIAEDPGAVFGR; translated from the coding sequence ATGGATCAGTTTCGCGACACCGCTTCGGCGTTGCGGGAACTCACGGAGTCGATGCGGCTCGACGAGCCCCGCGACGAGTTGCTGGAACGGGTGGCGAAGAAGGTGGTCGGCCTCCTGCCGGGCGCGGACGCGGCCACGGTGACGCTGTACTCCGACAACGAACCGAGCACCGTCGCCGCCACCGACGAGTCCCTGCTCCCCTTGGACAAAGCGCAGTACAGCGCCGACGAGGGCCCGTGCCTGAAGGCCGCCGAGAGCGGGACGATCGTCCGGACCCTGCTGGACGCCGACGCGGCCGCCCGCTGGCCGGATTTCACCGCCACCGCAGAGCTGCTCGGCGTGCGGACCGCGCTGGCCTGCCCGTTGTTCGTCCCGGACGAGTCCCATTTCAGGCGGCGCGAAACCGAGCCGCTGTCCGGCGCGCTCAACGTCTGGAGCTTCCAGGAGAACGCCTTCGACCCGGTGGAGGCGGCCTTGGTCGCGATGTTCACCTCGGCGATCTCGGCGATCATCCTGACCGCGTCCCGCTGGGCCGCCGCCGAACGACAGGCGGAGACCCTGGTCGCCGCGTTGGAGACCAGGGACGCCATCGCCACCGCGAAGGGAATCGTGATGGCGCGTCTGGAGCTGAACGCCGAGGAGGCCTTCCGCTGGCTCACCGAGGCGTCGCAGCACACGAACCGCAAGATCCGGGAGATCTCGGTACTGATCGCGGAAGACCCGGGAGCGGTGTTCGGCCGCTAG
- a CDS encoding translation factor GTPase family protein produces MEYLNLGILAHVDAGKTSLTERLLHHTGAIGTLGRVDAGDTRTDTMDLERRRGITIRSAVVAFRVGDLRVNLIDTPGHPDFIAEVERALRVLDGVVLVVSAVEGVQAQTRVLMRALRRLRIPVLIFVNKIDRAGARHDGLLADLAERLGVACVPMSEVDGLGTAAAKVRPRPVAPSPGLAERLAEHSDAFLTAYLDDSVTAEDYRAEVVRQTRLGVVSPVFSGSARSGEGIAELTSGIREFLAGAGKPVPDDRLRATVFKIERGRAHEKIAYVRVFSGELGARDHVRFRRPGGAAAAEAKVSTVHVFELGDETVEARARAGQIAKITGLKEIRIGDLVGVPEDEGAATQFPPPALETVVSPAVPAETASVFAALQELAEQDPLITVRQDDETRRISVRLYGEVQKEIIAETLATQYGLDVGFSLTRPVLVERPIGTGHSVWLITEKRNPYFATLGLRVGPGAPGSGLTFGLDVELGSLPLAFHKAIEETVGATLRRGPSGREVIDCVVTVTHTGYFSPVSAAGDFRKVTPFVLAEALRDAGTEVLEPVSRVEVELPAGSVPATLSRLAEGGGIVTGSVVRGDRAELTGVLPLGEVARFEQRLPGLTHGEGLMVTEPAGHRPGVSPNRPMPG; encoded by the coding sequence ATGGAGTACCTGAACCTCGGAATCCTCGCCCATGTCGACGCCGGTAAGACGAGCCTGACGGAGCGCCTGCTCCATCACACCGGCGCGATCGGCACCCTCGGCCGCGTCGACGCCGGGGACACCCGCACCGACACGATGGATCTGGAACGCCGTCGCGGTATCACCATCCGCTCGGCCGTCGTGGCCTTCCGCGTCGGCGACCTGCGCGTCAACCTGATCGACACCCCCGGCCATCCGGACTTCATCGCCGAGGTCGAACGCGCGCTGCGGGTGCTCGACGGCGTCGTCCTCGTCGTGTCCGCCGTCGAGGGCGTGCAGGCGCAGACCCGCGTGCTCATGCGCGCGCTCAGGCGGCTGCGGATCCCCGTGCTGATCTTCGTCAACAAGATCGACCGCGCGGGCGCCCGCCACGACGGTCTCTTGGCCGACCTCGCCGAACGCCTCGGCGTCGCCTGCGTGCCGATGTCGGAGGTCGACGGTCTCGGCACGGCGGCCGCGAAGGTCCGGCCGCGCCCGGTCGCGCCGTCGCCCGGTCTGGCCGAACGACTGGCCGAGCACAGCGACGCCTTCCTCACCGCGTATCTAGATGACAGCGTGACGGCCGAGGACTACCGGGCCGAGGTCGTCCGCCAGACCCGGCTCGGAGTCGTCTCGCCCGTCTTCTCCGGCTCCGCGCGAAGCGGCGAGGGGATCGCCGAGCTGACGTCGGGGATCCGCGAATTCCTTGCGGGAGCGGGAAAACCCGTACCCGACGACCGGTTGCGCGCCACGGTGTTCAAGATCGAACGCGGCCGCGCGCACGAGAAGATCGCTTATGTCCGCGTGTTCTCCGGCGAGCTCGGCGCGCGGGACCACGTCCGGTTCCGTCGCCCGGGCGGGGCGGCCGCGGCGGAGGCGAAAGTGAGCACGGTGCACGTCTTCGAACTCGGCGACGAGACCGTCGAGGCCCGCGCGAGGGCCGGCCAGATCGCCAAGATCACCGGGCTCAAGGAGATCCGGATCGGCGACCTCGTCGGTGTTCCCGAAGACGAGGGCGCGGCCACGCAGTTCCCACCGCCCGCCTTGGAGACCGTGGTGAGCCCGGCCGTGCCCGCCGAGACGGCGTCGGTGTTCGCCGCCCTGCAGGAGCTGGCGGAACAGGATCCGCTGATCACCGTCCGGCAGGACGACGAGACCCGCCGCATCTCCGTGCGGCTCTATGGCGAAGTGCAGAAGGAGATCATCGCGGAGACGCTCGCCACGCAGTACGGCCTCGACGTCGGCTTCAGCCTCACCCGGCCGGTCCTCGTCGAACGGCCCATCGGCACGGGACATTCGGTGTGGCTCATCACCGAGAAGCGGAATCCGTACTTCGCGACGCTCGGGCTGCGGGTCGGCCCCGGCGCCCCCGGATCCGGCCTGACCTTCGGCCTCGACGTCGAACTCGGCTCCCTCCCGCTCGCCTTCCACAAGGCCATCGAGGAGACCGTCGGCGCGACGCTGCGGCGGGGCCCCTCCGGCCGGGAGGTAATCGACTGCGTGGTGACCGTCACCCATACCGGCTACTTCAGCCCGGTCAGCGCGGCGGGCGACTTCCGCAAGGTCACCCCGTTCGTGCTGGCGGAAGCGCTGCGGGACGCGGGGACCGAGGTGCTCGAACCGGTCAGCCGGGTCGAGGTGGAACTGCCGGCCGGCTCGGTGCCCGCGACGCTTTCCCGGCTGGCCGAAGGCGGCGGGATCGTCACCGGTTCGGTGGTGCGCGGCGACCGGGCCGAGCTGACGGGCGTGCTCCCGCTGGGCGAGGTCGCCCGGTTCGAGCAGCGGCTGCCCGGTCTCACGCACGGCGAAGGCCTGATGGTCACCGAACCGGCGGGGCACCGGCCCGGGGTTAGCCCGAATCGGCCAATGCCCGGCTAG
- a CDS encoding MFS transporter, which yields MTSKLPLGALLALTTAAFVTVLTEALPAGVLPAMSAGLGVGEAATGQLVTVYAIGTALTAIPLSAATAGWRRKRLLLTGVAGFAVANTVTALSTNYPLTLGARFVAGIAAGVVWALLAGYARRLAPEPMQGKAIAIVMTGIPLALSLGIPAGTFLGGVFGWQVTFSLMSLLALGLLGWIALGVPDFPGQDKSGRLPVRKTLAVPGVAAVLFVTLTFVLAHNILYTYIATFLDHVSMGGSVDAILLVFGLASMVSIWLVGVHIDRRLRALTVAGTLLVALGATILALLGENPALVYVAVTLWGLGWGGVPTLLQTAAARAGNQGGAADIAQAMLVTLWNAAMAGGGIAGGVLLDGFGAESFPWSVLALLVPTLAVVLVARRHGFTAAVPDDSGSPREPGRRRREARTHA from the coding sequence ATGACTTCGAAACTCCCGCTCGGCGCGCTGCTCGCGCTGACCACGGCGGCGTTCGTCACCGTCCTGACCGAGGCCTTGCCCGCGGGCGTGCTGCCCGCGATGAGCGCCGGGCTCGGCGTCGGCGAAGCGGCGACCGGGCAGCTCGTGACGGTGTACGCGATCGGCACCGCACTGACCGCGATCCCCCTCTCCGCCGCGACCGCGGGCTGGCGCCGCAAACGCTTGCTCCTGACCGGGGTGGCCGGTTTCGCCGTCGCCAACACCGTCACGGCGTTGTCCACGAACTATCCCCTGACCCTCGGCGCGCGGTTCGTCGCCGGGATCGCGGCGGGCGTGGTCTGGGCGCTGCTGGCCGGCTACGCCCGGCGGCTGGCGCCGGAACCGATGCAGGGCAAGGCGATCGCCATCGTGATGACCGGTATCCCGCTCGCGCTCTCGCTCGGCATCCCCGCCGGCACGTTCCTGGGCGGCGTCTTCGGCTGGCAGGTGACGTTCTCCCTGATGTCGCTGCTCGCGCTCGGCCTGCTGGGCTGGATCGCGCTGGGCGTCCCCGACTTCCCCGGCCAGGACAAGAGCGGCAGGCTCCCGGTGCGCAAGACGCTCGCCGTGCCCGGTGTCGCCGCGGTGCTCTTCGTGACGCTGACTTTCGTGCTGGCGCACAACATCCTCTACACCTACATCGCCACCTTCCTCGACCACGTGTCGATGGGCGGCTCGGTCGATGCGATCCTGCTGGTGTTCGGCTTGGCGTCGATGGTCAGCATCTGGCTCGTCGGCGTCCACATCGACCGGCGGCTGCGGGCACTGACCGTCGCGGGCACCCTTCTCGTGGCGCTCGGGGCGACGATTCTGGCTCTGCTAGGCGAGAATCCGGCACTGGTCTACGTCGCGGTGACACTGTGGGGGCTCGGCTGGGGCGGCGTCCCGACACTGCTGCAGACCGCCGCCGCGCGGGCGGGCAACCAGGGCGGCGCGGCGGATATCGCGCAGGCCATGCTGGTCACCCTGTGGAACGCGGCGATGGCGGGCGGCGGGATCGCCGGCGGCGTCCTCCTCGACGGCTTCGGCGCGGAGTCGTTCCCCTGGAGTGTCCTGGCACTGCTCGTGCCGACGCTGGCCGTGGTGCTGGTGGCGCGACGACACGGGTTCACAGCGGCAGTTCCGGATGACTCCGGATCGCCTCGAGAACCAGGTCGACGGCGGCGCGAGGCGCGGACCCACGCCTGA
- a CDS encoding aspartate aminotransferase family protein yields MAAPLTDLSTTDRFWADADRHLVRYAGAGDFTREIIDHAAGSYLFTESGRRILDFTSGQMSAILGHSHPEIVETVRRQIGSLDHLFSGMLSRPVVDLARRLAETLPSPLEKALLLTTGAESNEAAIRMAKLVTGKHEIVSFARSWHGMTQAAANATYSAGRKGYGPTAPGNFAIPAPNSYRPDFLGPDGELDWKRQLDFGFEMIDAQSVGSLAACIVEPILSSGGIIEPPVGYFAALREKCRERGMLLILDEAQTGLCRTGNWYAFERDGVVPDILTLSKTLGAGLPLAAVITSAEIEQEAHDRGYLFFTTHVADPLVAAVGNTVLDVLTRDRLDERATELGAFLRRGLDDIAARHPVVGDIRGRGLLVGVELVVDRATKRSSDELGALVTRRCLELGLHMNIVQLPGMGGVFRIAPPLTATEDELAEGLGVLDKAIGDAGK; encoded by the coding sequence ATGGCTGCTCCCCTCACCGACCTGTCCACCACCGACCGTTTCTGGGCCGACGCCGACCGGCATCTCGTGCGCTACGCCGGGGCCGGCGACTTCACCCGCGAGATCATCGACCACGCCGCCGGGAGCTACCTGTTCACCGAATCCGGGCGGCGGATCCTCGACTTCACGTCCGGGCAGATGAGCGCGATCCTCGGGCATTCGCATCCCGAGATCGTCGAGACAGTGCGGCGGCAGATCGGCTCGCTCGACCACCTGTTCAGCGGGATGCTGAGCCGCCCCGTCGTCGACCTCGCGCGGCGGCTGGCCGAAACCCTGCCTTCACCGCTGGAAAAGGCACTGCTGCTCACCACCGGCGCGGAGTCGAACGAGGCCGCGATCCGGATGGCGAAACTGGTGACCGGGAAACACGAGATCGTGTCGTTCGCCCGGTCGTGGCACGGGATGACGCAAGCGGCGGCGAACGCGACCTACAGCGCGGGCCGCAAGGGTTACGGCCCGACCGCGCCCGGCAACTTCGCCATCCCCGCGCCGAATTCGTACCGGCCCGACTTCCTCGGCCCGGACGGGGAACTGGACTGGAAACGCCAGCTGGACTTCGGGTTCGAGATGATCGACGCCCAGTCCGTCGGCAGCCTCGCGGCGTGCATCGTCGAACCGATCCTCAGCTCCGGCGGGATCATCGAGCCGCCGGTGGGCTATTTCGCCGCGCTGCGAGAGAAATGCCGTGAACGCGGGATGCTGCTGATCCTCGACGAGGCGCAGACCGGCTTGTGCCGCACGGGAAACTGGTACGCCTTCGAACGCGACGGCGTCGTCCCCGACATCCTCACGCTGTCCAAGACGCTGGGCGCCGGTCTCCCGCTGGCGGCGGTGATCACCAGCGCGGAAATCGAGCAGGAGGCGCACGACCGCGGCTACCTGTTCTTCACCACGCACGTCGCGGACCCGCTGGTGGCGGCCGTCGGGAACACGGTGCTCGACGTCCTCACCCGCGACCGCCTCGACGAACGCGCCACCGAACTGGGCGCCTTCCTCCGCCGCGGCCTCGACGACATCGCCGCCCGCCATCCCGTCGTGGGCGACATCCGAGGACGGGGCCTGCTGGTCGGCGTGGAACTCGTCGTGGACCGTGCCACGAAACGGAGTTCCGACGAACTGGGCGCCCTGGTCACGCGGCGCTGCCTCGAACTGGGGCTGCACATGAACATCGTGCAGCTGCCGGGGATGGGCGGGGTCTTCCGGATCGCTCCCCCGCTGACGGCCACCGAAGACGAGCTGGCGGAGGGGCTGGGGGTGCTGGACAAGGCGATCGGGGACGCCGGCAAGTGA